One Calditrichota bacterium DNA window includes the following coding sequences:
- a CDS encoding arsenate reductase ArsC, giving the protein MERKLRVLFLCTGNSCRSQMAEGWTRHLKGDTIEAWSAGIEPKEVDPRAVAAMAEAGVDISSQRSKHVREVMDIPFDYVVTVCDHARETCPVFPGAGKRVHRGFEDPPELARRARTEEQAMEIYRRVRDEIRAFVEEMPGVLVALSSA; this is encoded by the coding sequence ATGGAGAGAAAGCTGAGAGTGCTCTTCTTATGCACCGGCAATTCGTGCCGCAGCCAGATGGCCGAGGGCTGGACGCGCCACCTGAAGGGCGACACCATCGAGGCCTGGTCTGCGGGCATTGAGCCAAAGGAGGTCGACCCACGCGCGGTGGCCGCCATGGCCGAAGCTGGCGTGGACATCTCGAGCCAGCGTTCCAAGCACGTGCGCGAGGTGATGGACATTCCCTTCGACTATGTGGTCACCGTATGCGACCACGCCCGCGAAACGTGTCCAGTGTTTCCCGGTGCGGGCAAACGAGTGCACAGGGGTTTCGAGGACCCTCCGGAACTGGCGCGCCGGGCGCGCACCGAGGAGCAAGCCATGGAGATCTACCGCCGTGTGCGTGACGAGATCAGAGCGTTCGTGGAGGAGATGCCCGGTGTGTTAGTCGCCCTGTCTTCGGCATAG